Proteins from a genomic interval of Rosa chinensis cultivar Old Blush chromosome 2, RchiOBHm-V2, whole genome shotgun sequence:
- the LOC112190650 gene encoding peptidyl-prolyl cis-trans isomerase CYP40: protein MVRPRCYLDVTIGGEPEGRIVIELYNDVVPKTAENFRALCTGEKGIAPNTGVPLHFKGVGFHRIIKGFMIQGGDISAGNGSGSGGESIYGSKFEDENFEIKHERKGMVSMANTGPDSNGSQFFISTTRTPHLDGKHVVFGRVIKGMGVARSIEHVSTKDDGEHFPTQEVLIADCGELAEGADDGVCNFFKDGDVYPDWPVDLDAKHEEISWWVSAVNVIKALGNEQFKKQDYKMALRKYRKALRYLDLCWELEDINEENSSSLRQTKSQIFTNSSACRLKLGDLEGALLDTDFALRDWEDNVKALFRQGQTYMALNDIDSAVESFKKALELEPNDGGIKKELLVAKKKVADRSEREKRAYSRMFNQ from the exons ATGGTGAGACCAAGATGTTACCTTGACGTAACCATAGGAGGAGAACCGGAAGGAAGAATCGTCATTGAGCTCTACAACGACGTCGTTCCGAAAACCGCGGAGAATTTCAGAGCGCTGTGCACCGGTGAGAAGGGCATTGCTCCCAACACCGGCGTCCCTCTTCATTTCAAG GGGGTTGGTTTCCACCGCATTATCAAAGGGTTTATGATACAAGGGGGAGACATCTCAGCTGGGAATGGGAGTGGGAGTGGGGGAGAGTCGATTTACGGCTCGAAATTCGAGGATGAGAATTTTGAGATTAAGCATGAGAGGAAGGGGATGGTGTCCATGGCGAATACTGGGCCGGATAGTAATGGCTCACAGTTCTTTATTTCCACTACTCGGACTCCCCATCTGGATGGGAAGCATGTTGTGTTTGGGAGGGTGATTAAGGGAATGGGGGTGGCCAGGTCCATTGAGCATGTGAGTACTAAAGATGATGGGGAGCATTTTCCCACTCAGGAGGTTTTGATTGCGGATTGTGGGGAACTTGCTGAGGGGGCTGATGATGGGGTGTGTAATTTTTTTAAGGATGGGGATGTTTATCCTGATTGGCCCGTTGATCTTGATGCGAAACATGAGGAGATATCTTGGTGGGTTAGTGCTGTGAATGTGATCAAGGCACTTGGAAATGAGCAGTTCAAG AAGCAAGACTATAAGATGGCCCTGAGAAAGTATCGCAAGGCTTTGCGATACTTGGATTTGTGCTGGGAGTTGGAAGATATCAATGAAG AGAACAGCTCCTCTCTGCGGCAGACAAAGTCTCAGATATTTACTAATAGCTCA GCTTGTAGATTGAAATTAGGAGACCTAGAAGGAGCATTGTTGGATACAGACTTTGCATTGCGTGATTGGGAGGACAATGTGAAGGCGTTGTTTCGCCAAGGCCAG ACATATATGGCACTAAATGACATCGACTCTGCGGTTGAAAGCTTCAAGAAGGCACTGGAATTGGAACCAAATGATG GGGGAATTAAGAAAGAGCTTCTGGTTGCTAAAAAGAAG GTAGCTGATAGgagtgagagagaaaagagagcatATTCTCGAATGTTTAACCAATGA
- the LOC112190652 gene encoding LOW QUALITY PROTEIN: patatin-like protein 2 (The sequence of the model RefSeq protein was modified relative to this genomic sequence to represent the inferred CDS: substituted 1 base at 1 genomic stop codon) produces MSIGLAKRKMVTVLSIDGGGIRGIIPGTILGFLESKLQDWDGENARIADYFDIIAGTSTGGLVTTMLTAPSKNNRPLYEAKDINNFYLEHXPQIFPQKSRKKKNFFASITNAMKRGPKYDGMYLRSLINGLLGDLTLKQTLTNVVIPSFDIKHLQPVVFSTIDAKENSLKNAKLSDVCISTSAAPYYLPPHYFEVKDDQGNIRKFDLVDGGVAANNPTMLAISHINREMLKNNSEPINANRLQVLSLGTGAAKFEEKYSAVEASKWGLVNWMFNNGSTPLLDIFGDASSDMVGFHVSTLFQSLHLKDNYLRIQDDTLSGDESSVDIATEKNLKSLVEIGNVLLKKPVSRVNLDTGRYEESEGDGTYEEALVDFAKGLAEGKKLGQKN; encoded by the exons ATGTCCATTGGTTTGGCAAAGAGAAAGATGGTGACAGTTCTGAGCATTGATGGAGGTGGCATTAGAGGCATAATTCCCGGCACCATCCTCGGCTTTCTCGAATCTAAGCTTCAG GATTGGGATGGAGAAAATGCAAGAATTGCAGATTATTTTGACATAATCGCCGGAACTAGCACCGGGGGATTGGTCACCACCATGCTTACAGCTCCCAGTAAGAACAACCGGCCATTGTATGAAGCAAAGGACATCAACAACTTTTATTTAGAACACTAACCCCAGATTTTCCCTCAAAAAAG taggaaaaagaaaaacttcttCGCATCGATAACAAATGCGATGAAGCGGGGGCCAAAATACGATGGGATGTATCTGCGCTCATTGATAAACGGGCTCCTTGGTGATCTCACTCTCAAGCAGACTTTAACCAATGTGGTCATTCCAAGTTTTGATATCAAACACCTTCAGCCTGTGGTTTTCTCAACCATCGAT gcaaaagaaaattcattgaAGAACGCAAAGCTTTCAGATGTCTGCATCAGTACCTCTGCAGCTCCATATTATCTCCCTCCACACTACTTCGAAGTCAAGGATGACCAGGGAAATATCCGCAAATTTGATCTTGTCGATGGTGGGGTTGCTGCAAATAATCCT ACAATGTTGGCCATAAGCCACATAAACAGAGAGATGTTGAAGAACAACTCAGAACCAATAAATGCGAATCGCTTGCAAGTGCTGTCATTGGGCACTGGCGCTGCCAAGTTTGAGGAGAAGTACAGTGCAGTCGAGGCATCAAAATGGGGTTTGGTGAATTGGATGTTTAATAATGGGAGCACACCTTTGCTGGACATTTTTGGGGATGCAAGTTCTGATATGGTTGGCTTTCATGTCTCCACTCTCTTCCAGTCCCTCCATCTCAAGGACAATTACCTACGAATTCAG GATGACACACTGAGCGGAGATGAATCATCAGTGGATATTGCAACCGAGAAGAATCTGAAAAGCCTTGTGGAGATCGGAAATGTGTTGCTGAAGAAGCCAGTGTCAAGGGTAAATCTCGATACTGGGAGGTACGAGGAATCTGAGGGAGACGGTACCTACGAAGAAGCACTGGTCGATTTTGCCAAAGGGCTCGCGGAGGGAAAGAAGCTCGGGCAAAAGAATTGA
- the LOC112189888 gene encoding patatin-like protein 2 has translation MSIGLAKRKMVTVLSIDGGGIRGIIPSTILGFLESKLQDLDGANARIADYFDIIAGTSTGGLVTTMLTAPNKNNRPMYEAKDINNFYLEHCPQIFPQKSRKNFFTSITNATKPGPKYDGKYLRSLTNGLLGDLTLKQTLTNVVIPTFDIKHLQPVVFTTIDAKENSLKNAKLSDVCISTSAAPSYLPPHYFEVKDDQGNIRTFDLVDGGVAANNPTMMAISHINREMLKNNSEPMDATRLQVLSLGTGAAKYAEKYSAVDASKWGLVNWMFHNGSTPLLDIFGDASSDMVDFHVSTLFQSLNVKDNYLRIQDDTLSGEESSVDIATEKNLESLVVIGNGLLKKPVSRVNMDTGRYEKCEGEATYEEALVHFAIQLSEERKLRQTN, from the exons GACAGTTCTGAGCATTGATGGAGGGGGCATTAGAGGCATAATTCCCAGCACCATCCTCGGCTTTCTCGAATCTAAGCTTCAG GATTTGGATGGAGCAAATGCAAGAATTGCAGATTACTTTGACATAATCGCCGGAACTAGCACTGGTGGGTTGGTCACCACCATGCTTACAGCTCCCAACAAGAACAATCGACCCATGTATGAGGCAAAGGACATCAACAACTTTTATTTAGAACACTGTCCCCAGATTTTCCCTCAAAAAAG TCGGAAAAACTTCTTCACATCGATCACAAATGCAACGAAACCGGGCCCAAAATACGATGGGAAGTATCTGCGCTCATTGACAAACGGGCTGCTTGGTGACCTCACTCTCAAGCAGACTTTAACCAATGTGGTCATTCCAACTTTTGATATCAAACACCTTCAGCCTGTGGTTTTCACAACCATTGAC gcaaaagaaaattcattgaAGAACGCAAAGCTTTCAGATGTCTGCATCAGTACCTCTGCAGCTCCATCTTATCTCCCCCCACACTACTTTGAAGTCAAGGATGATCAGGGAAATATCCGCACGTTTGATCTTGTCGATGGTGGGGTTGCTGCAAACAACCCT ACAATGATGGCCATAAGCCACATAAACAGAGAGATGTTGAAGAACAACTCAGAACCGATGGATGCGACTCGGTTGCAAGTGCTGTCATTGGGCACCGGTGCTGCCAAGTATGCAGAGAAGTACAGTGCAGTCGACGCATCAAAATGGGGTTTGGTGAATTGGATGTTTCATAATGGGAGCACACCTTTGCTGGACATTTTTGGCGATGCAAGTTCTGATATGGTTGACTTTCATGTCTCCACTCTCTTCCAGTCCCTCAATGTCAAGGACAATTACCTAAGAATTCAG GATGACACATTGAGCGGTGAAGAATCATCAGTGGATATTGCAACCGAGAAGAATCTGGAAAGCCTTGTGGTGATCGGAAACGGGTTGCTAAAGAAGCCAGTGTCAAGGGTGAATATGGATACAGGGAGGTATGAGAAATGTGAGGGAGAAGCCACCTATGAAGAAGCACTAGTCCATTTTGCCATACAGCTCTCGGAGGAAAGGAAGCTCAGACAAACCAATTGA